CTAAAAAAGCTTATGTTACAGTAGTAGGTTATACAAAAGCTGCTATTGGCGGAACAATAACAGGTGGTATTCTTGGTGGTTTAACATATGGCGGCTTAAAAGCTGTAGATTTTGTTAAAAATTTCAGAAAAGAAAAAGAAGCAATTAAGCATATGCCAAAACCACTTATTATCGGTGCAGCAGCTGCTGTAGGACTTGCAAAACTAGGTATAACATTATTTAATGCCAGTCTGGATATTAGTGAAGCAAGAAATAATTTAGATCATAGACGCTGTAATAATTTGCATAATGTTTAGAAACTTAAAATAATAAAAAAATAACCAGAAATTCCTGGTTATTTTTTTATTAAGAATTTTTTATGGCCTTAAAAAACTCTATTTGTAACATATTTTCTAAGAGAAGTGTCTAGTTTGCTAGCAATAGCACTTAAATGTTTGTTTTCCCATTTTTCAAAGGCAGCTGCTTTTCTTCCTATTGGTAATTCGAAGTTTTTAATTTTAAAATTAAAGTGATTGGCAACGAAATTACTTAATTGCTCAGCTTTTTTAGGGTTAACTTTCCTAAGAACAGCACTAGTTATAAGGAATAGTGATATTTCCGGAATGCCACCATCAGCTGCACAACCAAACGATACCTGCTTTGGTGCTTCTATGCCGGATGAAGCTTTAGGACTATTACCGAAAACATTTTTTTGAAAATTTGTATTGTCCATTGTTTGCAATCTTGAAATATTGCTTGTCAACATAAGCGTCCCTTTATACAAAATAAAACTGTTTTAATTAAAACAAAGCTTATTAATTTATTTCCTAAAAAATTAGCAAATATTTACTTTATTTAAGGACAGCGAAAAAAATACTTATGGATTTTGATGAAAAATCCAATAAATATTTTTGTAGCCTGCTTCCCGTAACCAGCAAATAAACGAGCAATAAAAAATGCGTAAGTATTTTTTATTGCGTCCTTAATACTCAAATTGCAACTTAAATAATTGTGTATGTCATAGCTAGGTGCTTCGCACCGTCTTAACTCATCAATCATCCCAATATTACGCACTGTCATTGCGAGCAATGAATTGTAGCTTTAAGAAATAATCGTACTTGCGTGGCAATCTCTAAGTATAGACCTATATGGGTGCTTTTATTTAATATTAAACAATTTTTTTGCATTCTGTGTTGTAGCATAAGCAACTTCCTCCAAGGGAATCTCTTTAATTTTAGCTATTTCTTCTGCTACAAGCTTTATTTTCGAAGGATCATTTCTTTCTCCACGATAAGGATGGGGGGATAGAAATGGAGAGTCTGTCTCAAGTAAAAGTTTCTCTAAAGGAACTGCTTTAGCAACTTCTTTTGGCTTTTTAGCATTTTTAAACGTGACCGGGCCGCCTAATGCGATATAAAAACCTGCTTTTATACATTCAATGGCGAATTCAGCACTTCCTGAGAAACAATGCATAACTCCGCCAACTTTTTCTGATTGAGTTTCTTTTAGAATCTCTAAAGTATCAGCATGAGCATCTCTATTATGTATTATTAACGGTAAATTTAATTCTTTTGCCAGTTTTATATGTTCTTTAAAAACGTGCTTTTGCAGATCAATATGTGTTTTATCCCAGTAATAATCCAGACCTGTTTCCCCTATAGCTACTATTTTAGGGTGTTGTGCATATTTTTTGAGCTTGTTATAACAATTTTCATCCCAATCTTTAACATCAGAAGGGTGTTGAGATACTGCTCCATATAAATAATCATATTTCTCAATTAGTTCAATTATTCTTGGAATATCTTTTATTGTTACCCCGGGAACTATGATTTTTCCTACGCCTATAGATCTGGCATTTTCGAGTATTTCATCCAAATTATCCTGATATACATCAAAATCCATATGGGCATGAGTATCTATAAGTTTATAGTTATTAGTCATAATCACCTTTTATACTCTCAAATTGTTTTAATGGTTGAGATTCTTCGCTACGCTCAGAATGACAACAGGAATATACTTAGAATGAGCAGTACGATTATTTATTAAATTTAGTTATTTCTTTTTCTCAGCACCTGCAAACTCAGAGTCAATTCTTAAGAATACAGGCTTTACTGTTTCTTTTGACGCTACTTTTCCTGCCTGTAAACCGCCCCACTTAACATCTGACAGATTTTTATCAGCAACTTTACCTTCAAGTGATAATTGCTGCCACATATCTTCTGAAATATTCGGTATATAAGGATAAAGTAAAATACTTACTTGCCTTAACGTTTCCAGGACATTATAAAGCACTTGTGCGCACTCAGTTAGTGTTTCCGGATTTTTAGCCAGAGTCCATGGAGCTTTTTCATTAACATACTTGTTGGTTTTGTCTACCAGATCAAATACAGCTTCAGCTGCTTCTGAAATACTATACTTATCAAAGTTTTCTATAACAATTTGTTTAGTTGAATTGCATAGTTGAGCTAATTCATTATTTTCATAACCTGTCACAGCTTCAGAAGTGATATTTCCATCGAAGTATTTTACAAGCATACTTGAGCTTCTATTTAATAAATTACCAAGATTATTTGCTAAATCTGCATTAACTTTATTTTTAAAGTCTTCATCATTGTAATTGCCATCTCTACCGAATGGTGCTGTTGTCATGAGGAAATATCTCAATGAATCAGCGTTTGGCAGTTGGTGCTCAGTAATTATATCCGTAGGGCTTATCACATTACCAAGGGACTTACTCATTTTAGTTTCATCAACAGTTATCCAACCATGAGCATAAATTGTCTTTGGTAAGGGTAACTCCATTGCCATTAAAATAGCTATCCAATATATTGAGTGGAATTTAAGTATATCTTTGCCTATCATATGGTTATCAGCAGGCCAGAATTCCTTGTACAATTCTTGGTTAGTTAAATATCCTATACCTGTTAGATAATTTGATAAGGCGTCAATCCAGACATAAATTACCTGAGAATCATCATTAGGAACAGGAATACCCCAGCTTACAGAAGTTTTAGCTCTTGAAACGCTAATATCTCCGGTTTCCTGTAGCTGATTTAAAACTTCATTGACTTTATATTCAGGCAGAATAAATTCAGGATTATTTAGAATATGCTCTCTTATCTTGTCCTTATATTTTGACAGCTTAAAGAAATAATTTTCTTCCTGAATCTCTTGAGGCTTGGTTTTATGATCAGGGCAGAAACCATCTTCTGTCAGATCTCTTGGTGAAACAAAACACTCACATCCTGTACAGTATAATCCTGTATAAGAAGCTTTATATATATCTCCTTTATCTAAAAGGGTTTTGAATATATGCTGGACAACTTTTCTATGGTCTTGTTCTGTTGTACGGATAAATCTATCGTAAGATATGTCTATTAACTTCCAGGCTTCTTTAAACTTTACTGCTATAGAATCACAGAATTCTTGAGGAGTCATGCCTTTGCTTGCAGCTGTTCTTTCTATCTTAATTCCGTGCTCATCAGTGCCGGTTAAAAAGAATACATTAATATCTCTTTGTCTAAAATGCCTTGCGATAACATCTGCTGCAATTTTTTCATAAGCATGGCCTATATGCGGAGGTGCATTTACATAATCTATAGCTGTAGTAATATAAAATTTATCCATAATTAGCCCTTTTTTCCTACTTAAGATGATTTTTGATATATACTAATAAACGTAGTGTGGATATTTGTTACAATCGTTATTTATTACTATTACTGAACTACTTATTCACCTGTGAAATAGATTGAATCCAGTTTATTATAGCAAAAATATAGTTTTTATATAGAGTGAAAGGAAAAAGAAATGGTTANNNNNNNNNNNNNNNNNNNNNNNNNNNNNNNNAGACCTATCAAGTTTACAAGAGGTTTTACAAAATATGCAGATGGATCTGTATTAGTCGAATTTGGCGATACAAAAGTGATTACGACTGCAATAATAGAAGATAGAGTCCCTCGTTTTCTTGTGGACTCAGGTAAAGGCTGGCTGACAGCTGAATATGCACTTCTTCCCGGTTCTGCTCAATCAAGAATAATCAGGGACAGAGGCTCTACGCTTTCTGGTAGAACTCAGGAAATCCAGAGGTTAATAGGAAGAAGTCTTAGAGCTGCCGTAGACCTTTCTGCAATTGGCGAAAGAACTATTACAATAGATGCAGATGTTATTCAAGCTGATGGTGGCACAAGAACTGCAAGCATCTCTGGTGCTTATATAGCTCTATACGATGCCCTACTTAAATTAAAAAAGCAAGGAAAAATTAAAGAAATTCCTATAATAGATCAAGTTGCAGCAATAAGCCTTGGAGTTGTAAAGAGCAAATTCCTTCTTGATCTTGACTATAACGAAGATTCAAATGCTGATGTTGATGCAAACATAATTATGACTGCATCTGGTAAGATTATTGAATTCCAGATAACCAGCGAAAAAGAAGCTTTTGATAAAAATGAGCTTATCAAGTTTGTAGAATTAGGTGAAAAAGGCATAAAAGAGATTATTGAGCTACAAAATCAGGCTTTAGGATTATAGTAGGGTGGGATCCTTATTCCACCAAATAAATATCGAATA
This genomic window from Candidatus Melainabacteria bacterium RIFOXYA2_FULL_32_9 contains:
- a CDS encoding hydrolase TatD, whose product is MTNNYKLIDTHAHMDFDVYQDNLDEILENARSIGVGKIIVPGVTIKDIPRIIELIEKYDYLYGAVSQHPSDVKDWDENCYNKLKKYAQHPKIVAIGETGLDYYWDKTHIDLQKHVFKEHIKLAKELNLPLIIHNRDAHADTLEILKETQSEKVGGVMHCFSGSAEFAIECIKAGFYIALGGPVTFKNAKKPKEVAKAVPLEKLLLETDSPFLSPHPYRGERNDPSKIKLVAEEIAKIKEIPLEEVAYATTQNAKKLFNIK
- a CDS encoding methionine--tRNA ligase; this translates as MDKFYITTAIDYVNAPPHIGHAYEKIAADVIARHFRQRDINVFFLTGTDEHGIKIERTAASKGMTPQEFCDSIAVKFKEAWKLIDISYDRFIRTTEQDHRKVVQHIFKTLLDKGDIYKASYTGLYCTGCECFVSPRDLTEDGFCPDHKTKPQEIQEENYFFKLSKYKDKIREHILNNPEFILPEYKVNEVLNQLQETGDISVSRAKTSVSWGIPVPNDDSQVIYVWIDALSNYLTGIGYLTNQELYKEFWPADNHMIGKDILKFHSIYWIAILMAMELPLPKTIYAHGWITVDETKMSKSLGNVISPTDIITEHQLPNADSLRYFLMTTAPFGRDGNYNDEDFKNKVNADLANNLGNLLNRSSSMLVKYFDGNITSEAVTGYENNELAQLCNSTKQIVIENFDKYSISEAAEAVFDLVDKTNKYVNEKAPWTLAKNPETLTECAQVLYNVLETLRQVSILLYPYIPNISEDMWQQLSLEGKVADKNLSDVKWGGLQAGKVASKETVKPVFLRIDSEFAGAEKKK
- a CDS encoding ribonuclease PH, with translation RPIKFTRGFTKYADGSVLVEFGDTKVITTAIIEDRVPRFLVDSGKGWLTAEYALLPGSAQSRIIRDRGSTLSGRTQEIQRLIGRSLRAAVDLSAIGERTITIDADVIQADGGTRTASISGAYIALYDALLKLKKQGKIKEIPIIDQVAAISLGVVKSKFLLDLDYNEDSNADVDANIIMTASGKIIEFQITSEKEAFDKNELIKFVELGEKGIKEIIELQNQALGL